In the genome of Verrucomicrobium sp., one region contains:
- a CDS encoding segregation/condensation protein A yields MSDSSDAASGLHTDLKVSLPVFEGPLDLLLYLIRKEEVDIYQIPIEKIAHEYLETLKVMQMLNLELAGEFLVMASTLLYIKSRRLLPQDQLPPEEEDEDASDPRWDLIRRLVEYKKFKDAAVEFQGRWDKQDATYRAGFDPKTVLTSNGLPPLRRAELFDLLGAFQKVLSRLQTGIDLAPKQENFTVSGQIVHIQRLVDAGEAVRFHALFSEGAGRQEIVVTFLALLELIRLGQVAAVQEEVFGEIQLVKAPAA; encoded by the coding sequence ATGAGCGACTCCTCCGACGCCGCTTCCGGCCTCCACACCGACCTGAAGGTCAGCCTCCCCGTCTTCGAGGGGCCGCTCGACCTGCTCCTCTACCTCATCCGCAAGGAGGAGGTGGACATCTACCAGATCCCCATCGAAAAAATCGCCCACGAGTACCTGGAAACCCTCAAGGTCATGCAGATGCTCAACCTGGAGCTGGCCGGGGAATTCCTGGTCATGGCCTCCACCCTCCTCTACATCAAGAGCCGCCGCCTCCTGCCCCAGGACCAGCTGCCGCCGGAGGAAGAGGACGAGGACGCCTCCGACCCGCGCTGGGACCTCATCCGCCGCCTGGTGGAGTATAAGAAATTCAAGGACGCCGCCGTCGAATTCCAGGGCCGCTGGGACAAGCAGGACGCCACCTACCGCGCCGGCTTCGATCCCAAGACCGTGCTGACCTCCAACGGCCTGCCCCCGCTCCGCCGCGCCGAGCTCTTCGACCTCCTGGGCGCGTTCCAGAAAGTCCTCTCCCGCCTCCAGACCGGCATCGACCTGGCGCCCAAGCAGGAGAACTTCACCGTCAGCGGCCAGATCGTCCACATCCAGCGCCTCGTCGATGCGGGCGAGGCCGTCCGCTTCCACGCCCTCTTCTCCGAGGGGGCGGGCCGCCAGGAAATCGTCGTCACCTTCCTGGCCCTGCTGGAGCTGATCCGCCTGGGCCAAGTCGCCGCCGTCCAGGAGGAGGTCTTCGGCGAGATTCAACTCGTCAAAGCCCCCGCCGCGTAG
- the trpS gene encoding tryptophan--tRNA ligase → MRVFSGVQPSGDIHVGNYFGMIQRGVAYQKPGVEAVYFVADYHALTSVHDPAALRRSIREVTLAFLACGLDPKKSLFFRQSAVPEVTELAWLLSCVTPMGLLERCHSYKDKTARGLPTSHGLFAYPVLMAADILLYQADRVPVGKDQKQHLEVARDIAIKFNEQFGPVFKVPEPDISETAGVIPGTDGQKMSKSYGNTLDLFGDPKRFAKAVMGIKTDSTPVEAPKPTEDSTLVSLYSLVATPEEAAAYAADMAKGGRGYGDYKKELLAKLDAYFAPIREKYAALSADPNHVDDVLADGAARARALAQPTLEAARRAVGL, encoded by the coding sequence ATGCGCGTTTTTTCCGGTGTCCAACCCTCGGGCGACATCCATGTGGGCAACTACTTCGGCATGATCCAGCGGGGGGTCGCCTACCAGAAACCGGGGGTGGAGGCGGTCTACTTCGTCGCAGACTACCACGCGCTGACCTCCGTCCACGATCCCGCCGCGCTGCGCCGCAGCATCCGGGAGGTGACCCTGGCCTTCCTGGCCTGCGGCCTCGACCCCAAAAAGTCCCTCTTCTTCCGCCAGAGCGCCGTGCCGGAAGTGACCGAGCTGGCCTGGCTCCTCTCCTGCGTGACGCCGATGGGCCTTTTGGAACGCTGCCACAGCTACAAGGACAAGACCGCCCGCGGCCTGCCCACCAGCCACGGCCTCTTCGCCTACCCCGTCCTCATGGCGGCGGACATCCTCCTCTACCAGGCGGACCGCGTCCCCGTGGGCAAGGACCAGAAACAGCACCTGGAAGTCGCCCGGGACATCGCCATCAAGTTCAACGAGCAATTCGGCCCCGTCTTCAAGGTGCCGGAGCCCGACATCTCCGAAACGGCGGGCGTCATCCCCGGCACCGACGGGCAGAAAATGTCGAAGTCCTACGGCAATACCCTCGACCTCTTCGGCGACCCGAAGCGCTTCGCCAAGGCCGTCATGGGCATCAAGACCGACTCCACCCCCGTCGAGGCGCCGAAGCCGACGGAGGATTCCACCCTCGTCTCCCTCTACTCCCTGGTCGCCACGCCGGAGGAAGCCGCCGCCTACGCCGCCGACATGGCCAAGGGCGGCCGCGGCTACGGCGACTACAAGAAAGAGCTGCTGGCCAAGCTCGACGCCTACTTCGCCCCCATCCGGGAGAAATACGCCGCCCTCTCCGCCGACCCGAACCACGTCGACGACGTGCTGGCGGACGGCGCCGCCCGCGCCCGCGCCCTGGCCCAGCCCACCCTGGAGGCGGCTCGCCGCGCCGTCGGCCTCTAA
- a CDS encoding FecR domain-containing protein has product MLCLAFLAVPRYADADLPRFPKDLAQPVLGARIRVDATSGLRLPGNFPTPLTLSGGQDATALLQEGFEGLVFSAGTHRLTITLPFPQVVEKVALLNQGTEGTFTVSVSNSDPNLLGPPQAPRMEEALRGPHEVNAAVFTPQAVTFVQVELRLAKPGAIARLTVYGRASELDYGLQTPEKEAAPSVPQKLLNVASLGAGARPARVSSGAAGADPLNALSEALGTPYAFQATDRSAELDVDLHAPRRVEKGVLYLSAPASRVDLIRISPTGPPDPPQGEVKLSRFHGNVSTVSLDGSSEKSAELGFRLQPGQVVQTGWNSMAELEVDGQSLVRLGPNTSLSCRKEENGLTLSLLRGSALWQVYQPGAGPLRLVTPSAQAVLPTRGPSVTVATVQLTGESDVEVLACGIDGVPARSLPTGETVSLRAGQRANFGVGTLSPIRFDVVSVSDEWNGAAWGAVLGGLHDGAERAFAPGGMAGFTAGLVGGTILSSVTIPAGLQEVTLPFKEQSLEAVAYRVTPLGDSVEPVVIVKAGLFGLYDLQACTVTYKGQPLVSAPPPATGAPLKPSRPGLASPSAPPPPAGTKPALPPPPQANIPTAPAVGIAVPDTATPQANIPVAPAVGIAVPEKTPPRAIPVTPATTNDPETEIILHQGERAPSRR; this is encoded by the coding sequence ATGCTTTGCCTCGCGTTCCTGGCCGTCCCCCGCTACGCCGACGCAGACCTGCCGCGTTTCCCGAAAGACTTGGCCCAGCCGGTCCTGGGCGCGCGCATCCGCGTCGACGCGACGAGCGGCCTTCGCCTGCCCGGCAATTTTCCCACGCCTCTGACCCTTTCCGGCGGGCAGGACGCCACGGCGCTATTGCAGGAGGGGTTTGAGGGGCTGGTCTTTTCCGCCGGGACCCACCGGCTCACCATCACCCTGCCGTTTCCGCAGGTGGTGGAGAAGGTGGCCCTTCTCAACCAAGGCACGGAGGGAACCTTCACCGTCTCCGTCAGCAACTCTGATCCCAATCTCCTGGGCCCGCCGCAGGCGCCGCGGATGGAGGAAGCCCTGCGCGGCCCGCACGAGGTCAACGCGGCGGTCTTTACCCCGCAGGCGGTCACCTTCGTCCAGGTGGAGCTGCGGCTGGCGAAGCCGGGGGCGATCGCGCGCCTGACCGTCTACGGCCGCGCCTCCGAACTCGATTACGGCCTGCAGACGCCGGAGAAGGAGGCGGCCCCGTCCGTGCCGCAGAAGCTCCTCAACGTCGCCTCCCTGGGCGCGGGGGCGCGCCCGGCGCGCGTCAGCTCCGGCGCGGCGGGGGCTGATCCGCTCAACGCGCTGAGCGAGGCGCTGGGCACGCCCTACGCCTTCCAGGCCACCGACCGCTCCGCGGAACTCGACGTCGACCTCCACGCCCCGCGCCGCGTGGAGAAAGGCGTCCTCTACCTCTCCGCCCCGGCCAGCCGCGTCGACCTGATCCGCATTTCCCCGACCGGGCCCCCCGATCCGCCGCAAGGGGAGGTGAAGCTCTCCCGCTTCCACGGCAATGTCTCCACCGTCAGCCTGGATGGCTCCAGCGAGAAGTCGGCCGAACTGGGCTTCCGCCTCCAGCCCGGCCAGGTGGTGCAGACGGGATGGAACTCGATGGCGGAACTCGAAGTCGACGGCCAGTCCCTCGTCCGCCTGGGGCCGAACACGAGCCTCTCCTGCCGCAAGGAAGAGAACGGACTGACCTTGAGCCTCCTGCGCGGCAGCGCCCTGTGGCAGGTCTACCAGCCCGGCGCGGGACCGCTGCGGCTGGTGACGCCCTCCGCCCAAGCGGTGCTCCCCACCCGCGGGCCCTCCGTCACCGTCGCCACCGTGCAGCTGACCGGAGAGAGCGACGTCGAGGTCCTCGCCTGCGGCATCGACGGCGTGCCCGCCCGCTCCCTGCCCACCGGGGAGACGGTGAGCCTGCGCGCGGGGCAGCGGGCCAACTTCGGCGTGGGCACCCTTTCCCCCATCCGTTTCGACGTCGTTTCCGTCTCCGACGAGTGGAACGGCGCCGCGTGGGGCGCGGTCCTGGGCGGCCTGCATGACGGGGCGGAGCGGGCGTTTGCCCCCGGGGGCATGGCCGGATTCACCGCGGGGCTCGTCGGCGGGACGATCCTTTCCTCCGTCACCATCCCCGCCGGGTTGCAGGAGGTGACGCTGCCCTTCAAGGAACAGTCGCTGGAGGCCGTCGCCTACCGCGTCACGCCGTTGGGCGACTCCGTCGAGCCGGTCGTCATCGTGAAGGCGGGCCTCTTCGGCCTCTACGATCTCCAGGCCTGCACGGTGACGTACAAGGGCCAGCCGCTGGTGTCCGCGCCGCCGCCCGCCACCGGCGCGCCGCTCAAGCCCTCCCGTCCCGGCCTGGCCTCCCCCTCCGCTCCTCCCCCGCCCGCGGGGACCAAGCCCGCCCTGCCTCCGCCGCCGCAGGCCAACATCCCGACCGCGCCCGCCGTCGGCATCGCGGTGCCGGACACGGCCACGCCGCAGGCGAACATCCCCGTCGCCCCGGCCGTCGGCATCGCCGTGCCGGAGAAAACTCCCCCCCGCGCCATTCCCGTCACCCCCGCCACGACGAATGATCCGGAGACGGAAATCATCCTCCACCAGGGGGAGAGAGCGCCTTCTCGACGGTAA
- a CDS encoding LysM peptidoglycan-binding domain-containing protein, with amino-acid sequence MKRLLTVLCAAGLWQGVLHAEDVVIYRPQLDDAPRAPRAVAVALPAAAVPALPVPDPAPVEAKAVSEEALPATHRVAKGETLFSIAKRYQLPVADLREANGYQGTPTLRVGQVVKLPSARAVAVAAPAPAAVPAKSAAAELAAPTQLAYQRKFIDETRAVAKQGVSYNERWMPSGLGLETAKGWVMDCSNTARYLYKKVAGIDLPRTASDQYAALKEKGLAWTAPKELDALEQKLEVGDMLFWENTYNSHRNPPVTHVMIYLGKNKKGEWLMAGSQQGSGFYNTSGSGPDIYVFKPNRAAGGYSTNLGFTHVKGRFRFYGRPLLQKDTAPTAELASR; translated from the coding sequence ATGAAACGCTTGCTCACCGTTCTCTGCGCCGCGGGCCTCTGGCAGGGCGTGCTCCACGCGGAAGACGTCGTCATCTACCGTCCCCAGCTCGACGACGCGCCGCGCGCCCCCCGCGCCGTCGCCGTCGCCTTGCCGGCTGCGGCCGTTCCGGCGCTCCCGGTTCCCGATCCCGCCCCGGTCGAGGCCAAGGCCGTGTCGGAGGAGGCGCTCCCCGCCACGCATCGCGTGGCCAAGGGGGAAACCCTCTTCAGCATCGCCAAGCGGTACCAGCTGCCCGTGGCCGATTTGCGCGAGGCCAACGGCTACCAAGGCACGCCGACCCTCCGCGTCGGCCAGGTCGTGAAGCTTCCCTCCGCCCGCGCGGTGGCCGTGGCGGCTCCCGCTCCCGCCGCCGTTCCGGCCAAAAGCGCCGCGGCCGAGCTGGCGGCGCCCACGCAGCTCGCCTACCAGCGGAAATTCATCGACGAAACCCGCGCCGTGGCCAAGCAGGGCGTCTCTTACAACGAGCGGTGGATGCCCTCCGGCCTGGGCCTGGAAACCGCCAAGGGGTGGGTGATGGACTGCTCCAACACCGCTCGCTACCTCTACAAGAAGGTGGCCGGCATCGACCTGCCCCGGACCGCTTCCGACCAATACGCCGCGCTCAAGGAAAAGGGCCTGGCCTGGACCGCGCCGAAGGAGCTCGACGCGCTGGAACAGAAGCTGGAAGTCGGCGACATGCTCTTCTGGGAGAACACCTACAACTCCCACCGGAATCCGCCCGTGACCCACGTCATGATCTACCTGGGGAAGAACAAGAAAGGAGAGTGGCTGATGGCCGGCTCCCAGCAGGGGAGCGGTTTTTACAACACCTCCGGCAGCGGGCCGGACATCTACGTCTTTAAGCCGAACCGGGCCGCCGGGGGCTATTCCACGAACCTGGGCTTCACCCACGTGAAGGGCCGGTTCCGCTTCTACGGGCGTCCTCTTCTGCAAAAGGACACCGCGCCGACGGCCGAGTTGGCTTCTCGCTAG